One window of the Halorussus sp. MSC15.2 genome contains the following:
- a CDS encoding asparagine synthase-related protein, which produces MLRTVCFRDDYDRTVHVEDSTAFLGSTGYSEYPVKTVETSDAVFVLEGHLYDTDDEERELRSLGPKLLEERLEAVRSWVADRDGDFLVLAYDKETGAVSVVNDTFARLPVYYATVGDDVVFSRELKFVRSLARDRGDLLEPDVVAFAQTLVFGYQLGNRTLFDSVRRVPPGSYVRIDGDVNVQSLHSHDFQQKSYAGRSVRENARELASRFEEACANRDVDDLPNVVSLSGGLDSRAVAGGYDAVGVPYLTATFEKPNDANVSDVRLAERIADALDADWERYAVERTERHREDLLEMKQGLNFLAMSFLLDFLEQLEARHGKFTYVTGDGGDKALPDLTPPREFDGRRDLAEYVVDAHSIFDPEEVADLTGVSRERLVRSVETRLDSYPESACDAQYVHFLVRERGMNWLNHGEDRNRYYCWSVSPFYATGFFDYAMSVPADQKRRSKLQAAFLEELDPTLCDIEDANYDAPVSSVTHELKTLGVNLVSRYPGLKDAITSFLNGGASDELTDALANEVRRAGETPFDDAAVADVVRNGGDYRGQELYNLLTLLATTNYTPARPVRTDQTAVITDGEGYGEEK; this is translated from the coding sequence TTGCTACGCACCGTCTGTTTCCGCGACGATTACGACCGAACGGTCCACGTAGAGGACAGTACCGCGTTTCTGGGGTCTACGGGGTATTCGGAGTACCCCGTAAAGACGGTTGAAACCTCGGACGCTGTTTTTGTACTCGAAGGCCACCTCTACGATACCGACGACGAGGAACGCGAACTTCGGTCCCTCGGTCCCAAACTACTCGAAGAGCGCCTTGAAGCCGTTCGGTCGTGGGTCGCCGACCGTGACGGCGACTTCCTCGTGCTGGCCTACGATAAGGAAACCGGGGCCGTCTCGGTCGTGAACGACACCTTCGCTCGACTTCCGGTCTACTACGCGACCGTCGGCGACGACGTCGTTTTCTCTCGCGAACTCAAATTCGTCCGCAGTCTCGCCCGAGACCGCGGCGACCTGCTCGAACCGGACGTGGTCGCGTTCGCTCAGACGCTCGTCTTCGGATACCAACTCGGGAACCGAACGCTCTTCGACTCGGTCCGCCGCGTCCCGCCGGGGTCTTACGTTCGCATCGACGGCGACGTGAACGTCCAGAGCCTCCACAGCCACGACTTCCAGCAGAAGTCCTACGCCGGTCGGAGCGTCCGGGAGAACGCCCGCGAACTGGCGTCCCGGTTCGAGGAGGCCTGCGCGAATCGAGACGTGGACGACCTGCCGAACGTGGTTTCGCTGAGCGGCGGTCTCGACTCTCGTGCCGTCGCGGGCGGATACGACGCCGTTGGCGTCCCGTATCTCACGGCGACCTTCGAGAAACCGAACGACGCGAACGTCTCGGACGTTCGACTCGCCGAACGCATCGCCGACGCGCTCGACGCAGACTGGGAGCGGTACGCCGTGGAGCGGACCGAGCGCCACCGGGAGGACCTGCTGGAGATGAAGCAGGGGCTGAACTTTCTCGCGATGTCGTTTCTGCTCGATTTCCTCGAACAGTTGGAGGCGCGCCACGGCAAGTTCACGTACGTCACGGGCGACGGCGGCGACAAGGCGCTACCGGACCTGACCCCGCCGCGGGAGTTCGACGGTCGGCGCGACCTCGCGGAGTACGTCGTGGACGCTCACAGCATCTTCGACCCGGAGGAAGTGGCAGACTTGACCGGGGTGTCGCGCGAGCGACTCGTCCGGTCGGTAGAGACCCGGTTGGACTCGTACCCGGAGTCGGCCTGCGACGCTCAGTACGTCCACTTCCTCGTTCGGGAACGGGGGATGAACTGGCTCAACCACGGCGAGGACCGGAATCGCTACTACTGTTGGAGCGTCTCGCCGTTCTACGCGACGGGATTCTTCGATTACGCGATGAGCGTGCCCGCCGACCAGAAGCGACGGAGCAAGTTGCAGGCCGCCTTCCTCGAGGAGTTGGACCCGACGCTGTGCGACATCGAGGACGCGAACTACGACGCGCCGGTGAGTTCCGTCACGCACGAGCTAAAGACGCTCGGTGTCAACCTCGTCAGTCGGTATCCCGGTCTCAAGGACGCCATCACCTCCTTCCTGAACGGGGGTGCGAGCGACGAACTCACCGACGCGCTGGCGAACGAGGTCCGACGCGCGGGGGAAACGCCGTTCGACGACGCGGCGGTCGCAGACGTCGTTCGCAACGGCGGTGACTACCGCGGGCAGGAACTCTACAACCTGCTGACGTTGCTGGCGACCACCAACTACACGCCCGCCCGCCCCGTCCGAACCGACCAGACCGCGGTGATTACCGACGGGGAAGGGTACGGTGAAGAGAAGTAA
- a CDS encoding NUDIX hydrolase translates to METTRHFTATVYVVHDGAIALHHHDRLDMWLSPGGHVDRDELPRETARREVREETGLDVDLLEPETGVEVEAGRELAPAEHVMLFDIDVYPDGEVGHQHIDHVYFARAADRDIDPEGDDEADAEAWEWFTREDLRAADELTSEVVEIGLEAIEKVEERSE, encoded by the coding sequence ATGGAGACGACCCGTCACTTCACCGCGACAGTCTACGTCGTCCACGACGGCGCTATCGCCCTGCATCACCACGACAGACTCGACATGTGGCTCTCGCCGGGCGGTCACGTGGACCGCGACGAACTCCCCCGGGAGACCGCCCGACGGGAAGTCCGCGAGGAGACCGGTCTCGACGTGGACCTGCTGGAACCCGAGACCGGCGTCGAAGTCGAGGCTGGCCGGGAACTCGCACCCGCCGAACACGTCATGCTGTTCGACATCGATGTCTATCCTGACGGCGAAGTCGGCCATCAGCACATCGACCACGTCTACTTCGCCCGAGCGGCGGACCGCGACATCGACCCCGAGGGCGACGACGAGGCCGACGCCGAGGCGTGGGAGTGGTTCACCCGTGAGGACCTCAGAGCGGCCGACGAACTCACCAGCGAGGTCGTGGAAATCGGTCTGGAGGCCATCGAGAAGGTGGAGGAGCGGTCCGAGTAG
- a CDS encoding EthD family reductase, translating to MSCKMVILAARADDTTHDECIEYMHEEHAPLVNDLPNLRRYTSSVPTDPEKAGYDYVAQLWFESPEEMNEAFESETGAEVQEDATTFLDMEATKMIPAANETTHYEAE from the coding sequence ATGTCCTGCAAGATGGTGATTCTGGCCGCCCGAGCCGACGACACCACCCACGACGAGTGCATCGAGTACATGCACGAGGAACACGCGCCGCTGGTGAACGACCTGCCCAACCTCCGGCGCTACACCTCCTCGGTCCCCACCGACCCGGAGAAGGCGGGCTACGACTACGTGGCCCAGCTCTGGTTCGAGAGTCCCGAGGAGATGAACGAGGCCTTCGAGTCCGAGACCGGCGCGGAAGTGCAGGAGGACGCGACGACGTTCCTCGACATGGAGGCGACGAAGATGATTCCGGCCGCGAACGAGACGACCCACTACGAGGCGGAGTGA
- the gatC gene encoding Asp-tRNA(Asn)/Glu-tRNA(Gln) amidotransferase subunit GatC translates to MSDTSPGPEEVRRIADLARVGLDDDEVERFTHQFADILDYFETLDEVPEVERETDLVNVMREDEVRECLSQEEALANAPETEDGYFKGPNVS, encoded by the coding sequence ATGAGCGACACGTCTCCCGGTCCCGAGGAGGTCCGTCGCATCGCCGACCTCGCCCGCGTCGGACTCGACGACGACGAGGTCGAGCGGTTCACCCACCAGTTCGCGGATATCCTCGACTACTTCGAGACCCTCGACGAGGTGCCCGAGGTCGAACGCGAGACCGACCTCGTGAACGTCATGCGCGAGGACGAAGTCCGCGAGTGTCTGAGTCAGGAGGAGGCGCTGGCGAACGCACCGGAGACCGAGGACGGCTACTTCAAGGGACCGAACGTCTCGTAA
- a CDS encoding flippase, with protein MAVKDSLARGLKMTFLARSVHVLSNAVLMVLLTRFLLSPEEYGILFLALSIIGVARLFSDLGLAKSAARYVTEFKESDSSQVPYVFETALKYRLLFIGIVGCGLALGRHYVADLVGEPAVAPLLLVGSVYLGFHSLSVFNALLFQGFNCVSWSALVQVVNNVNRIVFAVLFVFVLGFGALGALLGYLVGAALGMCVGFVVLYKYFYSNYEKADEREEGLSRRILEYSAPMTITRGAGVLNTKIDTILIGVLLNPAAVGFYTLAKQISSSLTVLAGSLGFSISPTYGEQKVNERLDQASRMYRKTLEYTLLLYLPGAVGVIIVAEPTIRIVFGEAYLSAAPVLQVLGIYVVLRAINETTTKALDFLGRARVRAVAKGSTAVANFLLNLVLIPMLGVIGAAVATVITFGIYTLVNVFVMYSELPLDSKRLLRPVGLIGVITAGMGVPVLVATQYVSDVFSLVGVVLFGVAIWSALAIQTGLLDIGSTKSFLSSE; from the coding sequence GTGGCCGTAAAGGACAGTCTCGCGCGCGGTCTGAAGATGACGTTCTTGGCGCGGAGCGTCCACGTACTGTCGAACGCGGTACTGATGGTCCTGCTGACTCGGTTCCTCCTCAGCCCCGAAGAGTACGGCATCCTGTTTCTCGCGCTCTCGATTATCGGCGTCGCGCGCCTGTTCAGCGACCTCGGTCTCGCGAAGTCCGCGGCGCGCTACGTGACGGAGTTCAAGGAGTCGGACTCCTCGCAAGTACCCTACGTCTTCGAGACGGCGCTCAAGTACCGACTGTTGTTCATCGGCATCGTCGGATGCGGACTCGCGCTGGGTCGGCACTACGTCGCCGACCTCGTCGGAGAACCCGCGGTCGCCCCGCTGTTGCTCGTCGGCTCGGTGTATCTCGGATTCCACTCGCTCAGCGTGTTCAACGCGCTGCTGTTTCAGGGGTTCAATTGCGTCTCGTGGAGCGCACTCGTGCAGGTCGTCAACAACGTCAACCGAATCGTCTTCGCGGTCTTGTTCGTCTTCGTCCTCGGGTTCGGCGCGTTAGGTGCCCTTCTGGGCTATTTAGTCGGTGCGGCGCTGGGGATGTGCGTCGGCTTCGTCGTCCTCTACAAGTACTTCTACAGTAACTACGAGAAGGCCGACGAACGCGAGGAGGGACTCTCCCGCCGGATTCTCGAATACAGCGCGCCGATGACGATAACCCGCGGTGCGGGCGTCCTCAACACGAAAATCGACACCATCCTCATCGGCGTCCTCCTCAATCCGGCCGCTGTGGGCTTTTACACACTCGCGAAGCAGATATCCTCGTCTCTCACGGTTCTGGCCGGGTCGCTCGGGTTCAGCATCTCGCCGACCTACGGCGAACAGAAGGTGAACGAACGACTCGACCAGGCTTCGCGGATGTACCGCAAGACCCTCGAATACACGCTCTTGCTCTACCTCCCCGGCGCTGTCGGCGTCATTATCGTGGCCGAACCGACGATTCGCATCGTCTTCGGCGAGGCGTATCTGTCCGCCGCGCCGGTTCTGCAGGTGCTGGGAATTTACGTGGTCCTACGAGCGATAAACGAGACGACGACGAAGGCCCTCGACTTCCTCGGCCGGGCGCGCGTTCGGGCCGTCGCCAAAGGTTCGACTGCGGTCGCCAACTTCCTCCTGAATCTGGTTCTCATCCCGATGCTCGGTGTCATCGGGGCCGCGGTGGCGACCGTGATTACCTTCGGAATATACACGCTCGTCAACGTGTTCGTGATGTACTCCGAACTCCCGTTGGACTCGAAGCGACTGCTCCGACCGGTCGGACTCATCGGCGTCATCACTGCCGGGATGGGAGTTCCGGTCCTCGTCGCCACCCAGTACGTCTCCGACGTGTTCTCGCTGGTCGGAGTCGTCCTGTTCGGTGTCGCCATCTGGTCCGCGCTGGCGATTCAGACAGGACTGTTAGATATCGGCTCGACGAAATCCTTCCTGTCGAGTGAGTAG
- a CDS encoding transcription initiation factor IIB family protein — MTETRTRPHTDERANEESEQESEEHRCPECSGNLVTDDERGETVCAECGLVVDEDQIDPGPEWRAFDASEKDQKSRVGAPTTNTMHDKGLSTNIGWQDKDAYGNSLGSRQREKMQRLRKWNERFRTRDSKERNLKQALGEIDRMASALGLPDNVRETASVIYRRALDEDLLPGRSIEGVATSALYAAARKAGTPRSLDEITNVSRVEKDEIARTYRYVVRELNLQIQPADPKSYVPRFVSDLGVSEEVERRARDLLDTATEKGIHSGKSPVGLAAAAVYAAALLSNEKVTQSEVSDVSDISEVTIRNRYHELLEAKEDGIAL; from the coding sequence ATGACTGAAACACGCACCCGACCACACACCGACGAACGAGCGAACGAGGAATCCGAGCAAGAGTCCGAGGAACACCGCTGTCCCGAGTGCAGCGGTAACTTGGTCACCGACGACGAGCGGGGGGAGACGGTCTGTGCCGAATGCGGACTCGTCGTGGACGAGGACCAAATCGACCCCGGTCCGGAGTGGCGTGCGTTCGACGCCAGCGAGAAGGACCAGAAGAGTCGGGTCGGCGCGCCGACGACGAACACGATGCACGACAAGGGTCTCTCGACCAACATCGGCTGGCAGGACAAGGACGCCTACGGTAACTCGCTCGGGAGTCGCCAGCGAGAGAAGATGCAGCGTCTCCGCAAGTGGAACGAGCGCTTCCGCACCCGCGACTCCAAGGAGCGCAACCTCAAGCAGGCGCTCGGCGAAATCGACCGCATGGCCTCCGCGCTCGGCCTGCCCGACAACGTCCGGGAGACCGCCTCGGTCATCTATCGCCGCGCGCTCGACGAGGACCTCCTGCCCGGCCGCTCCATCGAAGGCGTCGCCACTAGCGCGCTCTACGCCGCGGCCCGGAAGGCGGGCACGCCGCGCAGTCTGGACGAAATCACCAACGTCTCGCGGGTCGAGAAAGACGAAATCGCCCGAACCTACCGCTACGTCGTCCGGGAACTCAACCTCCAGATTCAGCCCGCCGACCCCAAGAGCTACGTCCCGCGGTTCGTCTCGGACCTCGGTGTGAGCGAGGAGGTCGAACGCCGCGCCCGAGACCTGCTGGACACCGCGACGGAGAAGGGAATCCACAGCGGCAAGTCGCCGGTCGGTCTCGCCGCCGCGGCCGTCTACGCCGCCGCGCTACTCAGCAACGAGAAGGTGACTCAGAGCGAAGTCAGCGACGTGTCCGACATCAGCGAGGTCACGATTCGGAACCGCTACCACGAACTACTCGAAGCGAAGGAAGACGGCATCGCCCTGTAA
- a CDS encoding PHP domain-containing protein, with translation MLSVELHAHSSLSYDGRDSVDLLLEQAAAVGLDALAITDHDEIAASLEAVEKADEYGLVGIPGMEISSAAGHVLGLGIRERVPAGLSFGETLDRIHELDGVAVVPHPYQKSRSGVMAKITEQELTAADAIEVYNSRLLTGRGNRKARRFAERHGLPQTAGSDAHISEMVGQAVTRIGADDRSAEAILDAILDGRTSVEGKRTPWHVSFRQAAGGAKRRVKNRLGEMLE, from the coding sequence GTGCTATCGGTCGAGCTACACGCCCACTCGTCGCTCTCGTACGACGGTCGCGATTCGGTCGACCTCCTGTTGGAGCAGGCCGCGGCGGTCGGTCTCGACGCGCTGGCCATCACCGACCACGACGAAATTGCGGCCAGTCTCGAAGCCGTAGAGAAGGCCGACGAGTACGGACTGGTCGGCATCCCGGGCATGGAGATTAGTTCCGCCGCGGGCCACGTCCTCGGACTGGGCATCCGAGAGCGCGTCCCCGCCGGTCTGTCGTTCGGCGAGACGCTCGACCGCATCCACGAACTGGACGGCGTCGCCGTGGTTCCTCATCCGTACCAGAAATCTCGTAGCGGCGTGATGGCGAAGATTACCGAACAAGAACTCACAGCGGCCGACGCCATCGAGGTGTACAACTCTCGACTGCTGACGGGGCGCGGAAACCGGAAGGCGAGGCGATTCGCCGAGCGCCACGGGTTACCCCAGACCGCGGGGAGCGACGCGCACATCAGCGAGATGGTCGGGCAGGCGGTCACCCGAATCGGCGCGGACGACCGAAGCGCGGAGGCGATTCTCGACGCCATCCTCGACGGTCGGACCAGCGTCGAGGGTAAGCGTACCCCGTGGCACGTCAGTTTTCGACAGGCCGCGGGCGGGGCAAAGCGCCGGGTGAAGAACCGCCTCGGCGAGATGTTGGAATGA